A stretch of DNA from Mucilaginibacter daejeonensis:
TGTACCGGGACAGATATTGCCGGCACACCGGCCAGTGAGGCCTGTACCGTAAAGATATCCTCCAGGTAAGTAACGATAGGGTCGATATCCTGACGACCGATCTTGAACGCGGGCTCAGGAGCAGTAGGTGTCAGGATCATGTCGTACTCTTCTAAAATAGCGTTGGTGCGCTGCTGGATCAGTCGGCGTACCTTTTGCGCCTTGGCATAGTAGGCATCATAGTAACCCGCGCTTAGTACGAAGGTGCCCAGCATGATGCGGCGTTTCACCTCGGTACCAAAACCTTCAGAACGTGACCGTTTATACGTAGTGGTAAGATCAGTGGCATTAGGGCTGCGGTAGCCGTAATGTACCCCATCATAACGGGCCAGATTAGAGGAAGCCTCGGCCATGGTAAGGATATAATAAGTAGGGACCACGTGGTCGAGGTACTCGAACGATACCGGCTCAACTGTGTGTCCATCGGCCTTTAGAGCTTCGATGTGGTCGACCAGGCAAGCTTTTACTTGAGGATCCAGCCCTTCACTGTCCATTACCTCGCGCAGGTAGGCTATCTTCTTTTTACCGGTAACAGGTGCCAGTTCGATGCTGTATGAGGGTACCGGCCTGCGCGATTGGGTACTATCGTAACCATCGGCACCGGCGATCACTTCCAGCAGCAGGGCAGCATCTTCTACCGAACGGGTGATCGGCCCTGCCTGATCAAATGAAGAGGCGTAAGCGATGATGCCATGCCTTGACACGCGACCATAAGTGGGTTTTAACCCTACCACACCACAAAATGAGGCCGGTTGGCGGATGGAGCCTCCCGTATCGGTACCGATGGACGCATGCGCCATACCGGCCTGCACCGATACTGCCGAACCACCTGATGACCCGCCGGGTGCACGGGTCTCGTCGGCCATGTTCTTCACCGGGCCAAAGTAGGAGTTCTCGTTAGCGCCACCCATCGCAAATTCATCGCAATTGCAGCGGCCAATGATGATAGCATCCTGTTCCAGCAGCCTTTCGACCACTGTAGAGGAAAATACTGATGTGAAATTTTCAAGTATATGGGATGAAGCGGTAACCTGGTGCCCTTTGTAGCAAATGTTATCCTTGATGCTGATCACCAGGCCTGCCAGGCGGCCAGCCTCGCCCGAACTGATGCGGGCGTCAACATCAGCAGCGCGTTGTATGGCCTCTTCTGTAAATACCTCATTGAAAGCATTGAGGTGCTGGTACCGGGCTATATTAGCCAAGTAACCGTTGACCAATTCCTTTACGGTGGTTCTTCCTTCGCGCAGATCTTGCTGAATGGCCGTTAGGGTGGTGTACGTATTTACCATAGGCCGCTAAAATAAAAAAACTTATCAGTTGCCATAGAGTTATTGCAACCGATAAGTTCATAAAATGTGCAGAAGAGCGGTATCCGGCCTTAAAGCCGTACGTTATTAATGAACGTTGGTCTTCTCTTCAGTGGTAGTTCTTGTGGTGGTGGTGTTATCGTCCCTGTTCGAAGCATCTTTGAACTCTTTGACGCCCTGACCCAAACCTTTCATAAGTTCAGGGATCTTACGACCGCCAAATAGTATCAATATTGCAACGATGATCAGGATGATCTCTGGTGCGCCTAATCCCATGATTATATGATTTTAATTAATATTCTTTTTTAACTGAGTGATCGGTCTCAACAGCTACCGGCTCGGTAACGTGAGTATCATGATCGTTAGTGATAGAAGTACGATGTACAGGCTCCGACGGTTTTTCGGCATCGAAGTTATTGATCTGATTGTGTATCTCGCGTTTCACCCCTTCGGAGGCATCCTTGAAATCACGCATACCTTTACCTAAACCACGCGCCAGTTCAGGGAGTTTATTACCGCCGAACAGCAACAACGCCACGAACAGGATCAATATCAACTCTGGCGTGCCGATGTTCAAGAACAAAAGGACCGAACTGTACATAATGGATTTTATTAAAGGTACAAATATATACAATTATAACTGTACAATGTTTAACTTATTGTGTGGCCAGCCATGATCTCGGGTTCTGCGGCGTCTCCACATTGCGGATCTCGAAGTGTACGATGGTCTCGCCCGTAGCAGGATCGGTGGCCGCCGCGCCCAGTGTTTGGCGGGTGGTCACCTTTTGGCCTTTACTTACCGATACCGACTTCAAATTCACGTAACCGGTAAAGTACGCACCATGACGGATGATCACCATGTAACTACCGGCCACATCCACCACGTTGGTCACCTCGCCCTCAAAAACGGAACGTACGGCAGCGCCTGCACCTGTTCGGATGTCGATACCCTGGTTGTCGTTAGTGATCCCTTCTGATCGGTATATACCGAACTCCTGTACCACCTGACCTGCGCCTACCGGCCATGGTAAACGGCCGCGGTTACCCAAAAAGTCGTTCGACAGCTTGGCCGCCTCCGGGGTTGCGGTCAGGATCTGTGAGTCGGTCTTGCGTTCGATCACCTTTGGCTTGGCGGCCTCGGCTATCTCGGCGGCCGATTTATTCTCGGCACGAGCCTTCTCGGCAGCGGCTGCGGCACGACGGGCAGCTTCGGCACGAGCCTCGGCCTCTGCCTTGCGGCGTGCCTCGGCGATCTCACGTGCCAAAGCACGGTTGAACTGCCTGTTGATCTGTGCGTATTGGGCCTGTAAGTTCTTTTGTTGTTTTTTGAGCTGGCCTTCTTGTTTAGACAGGTCTTGCGCTACTTTATCCTGTTCGCTGCGTTGCTTGCCCAGGTTCTCTTTCTCTTTCTCTTGCTCCTGCAAAAGCGAACTTTTCTGGTTCTTGGTACGGTCCAGCTCGTTGATCTTTACGTGAAGTTCCTTTTGGGTACCCTCAATGGATGCTGCCTGACGCTCCCGGTAGGTACCGAATTGCTGCAAGTACTTTAAACGCTTAAAGGCCTGATTAAAATCTTTAGAGGCGAACACGAACATGAGCTTGTTGTAAGCGCTCTGGTTACGGTAGGCGAACACGATCATGGCC
This window harbors:
- a CDS encoding Sec-independent protein translocase subunit TatA/TatB, whose protein sequence is MGLGAPEIILIIVAILILFGGRKIPELMKGLGQGVKEFKDASNRDDNTTTTRTTTEEKTNVH
- the gatA gene encoding Asp-tRNA(Asn)/Glu-tRNA(Gln) amidotransferase subunit GatA: MVNTYTTLTAIQQDLREGRTTVKELVNGYLANIARYQHLNAFNEVFTEEAIQRAADVDARISSGEAGRLAGLVISIKDNICYKGHQVTASSHILENFTSVFSSTVVERLLEQDAIIIGRCNCDEFAMGGANENSYFGPVKNMADETRAPGGSSGGSAVSVQAGMAHASIGTDTGGSIRQPASFCGVVGLKPTYGRVSRHGIIAYASSFDQAGPITRSVEDAALLLEVIAGADGYDSTQSRRPVPSYSIELAPVTGKKKIAYLREVMDSEGLDPQVKACLVDHIEALKADGHTVEPVSFEYLDHVVPTYYILTMAEASSNLARYDGVHYGYRSPNATDLTTTYKRSRSEGFGTEVKRRIMLGTFVLSAGYYDAYYAKAQKVRRLIQQRTNAILEEYDMILTPTAPEPAFKIGRQDIDPIVTYLEDIFTVQASLAGVPAISVPVQNNSAGLPLGLQLCTKAFNEVELLNFATYLLGLRKS
- a CDS encoding Sec-independent protein translocase subunit TatA/TatB — encoded protein: MYSSVLLFLNIGTPELILILFVALLLFGGNKLPELARGLGKGMRDFKDASEGVKREIHNQINNFDAEKPSEPVHRTSITNDHDTHVTEPVAVETDHSVKKEY
- a CDS encoding murein hydrolase activator EnvC family protein; the protein is MKFLRLALFLVLSLCLFNKAHAQSSAELKRRRDKITAELEDLRREYEETRNNKRATIKQLNILKAQIGLREEKIKTVNSEIRLLNSQINSNTNTVHTLQGQLDQLKKEYAAMIVFAYRNQSAYNKLMFVFASKDFNQAFKRLKYLQQFGTYRERQAASIEGTQKELHVKINELDRTKNQKSSLLQEQEKEKENLGKQRSEQDKVAQDLSKQEGQLKKQQKNLQAQYAQINRQFNRALAREIAEARRKAEAEARAEAARRAAAAAEKARAENKSAAEIAEAAKPKVIERKTDSQILTATPEAAKLSNDFLGNRGRLPWPVGAGQVVQEFGIYRSEGITNDNQGIDIRTGAGAAVRSVFEGEVTNVVDVAGSYMVIIRHGAYFTGYVNLKSVSVSKGQKVTTRQTLGAAATDPATGETIVHFEIRNVETPQNPRSWLATQ